One stretch of Bosea vaviloviae DNA includes these proteins:
- a CDS encoding DUF305 domain-containing protein produces the protein MEHGSDHKDQNHYGRLAIELTLDFIVMYLVMYTMIATLRHFHFNLNNVYMTLMMVAPMTIIMLVSMRSMFPSQRLNMIIGASALVIFLASFVAMRTQAGVGNADFLRSMIPHHSGAILMCNQASITDPEITALCRGIVTSQEKEIAQMKAILARY, from the coding sequence ATGGAGCATGGCAGTGATCATAAAGATCAGAACCATTACGGTCGGCTGGCGATCGAACTGACGCTGGATTTCATCGTGATGTACCTCGTCATGTACACGATGATCGCGACGCTTCGGCATTTCCATTTCAATCTCAACAACGTCTACATGACGCTGATGATGGTCGCCCCGATGACCATCATCATGCTCGTCTCGATGCGCTCGATGTTCCCTTCGCAGCGCCTCAACATGATTATCGGAGCCAGTGCTCTCGTGATCTTCCTCGCCAGTTTTGTCGCGATGCGCACGCAAGCTGGCGTCGGTAATGCCGACTTCCTGCGCTCGATGATCCCCCACCATTCGGGTGCGATTTTGATGTGCAACCAAGCGTCCATAACGGATCCGGAGATCACCGCGCTTTGCCGTGGAATTGTGACGTCGCAAGAGAAGGAAATCGCCCAGATGAAGGCCATTCTCGCGCGCTACTGA
- a CDS encoding metal-sensing transcriptional repressor — translation MSEPHVHASHPEIAKRLKRAEGHLRKVIEMIETRRDCLDIAQQLQAVESAIVGAKKRLLQDHLDHCLEHAAGTMSREQRQSIDAFKAITKYL, via the coding sequence ATGTCAGAACCTCATGTCCACGCCAGCCATCCCGAGATCGCCAAGCGCCTCAAGCGCGCGGAGGGTCATTTGCGCAAGGTCATCGAGATGATCGAGACCAGGCGCGACTGCCTCGATATTGCCCAGCAGTTGCAAGCGGTCGAGAGCGCCATCGTCGGCGCCAAGAAGAGGCTGCTCCAGGACCATCTCGACCACTGCCTTGAGCATGCAGCCGGCACGATGTCCCGCGAGCAGCGCCAGTCGATCGACGCCTTCAAGGCCATCACCAAGTACCTCTGA
- a CDS encoding amino acid ABC transporter substrate-binding protein: MKKLTIVLTALALAGAATNTAGAADGDTVKAIKTRGELLCGVSTGGSTGMSTLDNQGNWKGMEVEFCRGLAAAVLGDASKVKFVPLEFRVAFSTLQSGAADILARTATWSYSRDTSLNLDWAGIYMYDGQGFMVAKKLGAKSGKDLNGASICVSAGTTSELNLADYFRANNLKFTAITGSTREQNQQNLEVGRCDAYSNERGGLAASRTAMKNPDDWVILPDVFSKEPLGPTVRQDDARFRDIVAWTLNIIVAAEEFGITKANVAELAKTSTNPEVQRMLGKSGEFGKMLGLEQDWAVKVIGMTGNYGELYDRNLGNGSPIKLERGLNSLWSNGGLLYSPPFR, from the coding sequence ATGAAGAAGCTGACGATCGTTCTGACTGCGCTGGCTTTGGCTGGTGCGGCCACTAACACTGCCGGCGCGGCCGATGGCGATACGGTCAAGGCCATCAAGACGCGTGGCGAACTGCTCTGCGGCGTCTCGACAGGGGGCTCGACGGGCATGTCGACCCTCGACAATCAGGGCAACTGGAAGGGCATGGAGGTCGAATTCTGCCGCGGATTGGCTGCGGCGGTGCTCGGCGATGCCAGCAAGGTCAAGTTCGTCCCGCTCGAATTCAGGGTGGCTTTCTCTACGCTCCAGTCTGGAGCGGCCGATATCCTGGCGCGAACCGCAACCTGGAGCTATTCGCGCGATACGTCGCTGAACCTCGATTGGGCCGGCATCTACATGTATGACGGCCAGGGCTTCATGGTCGCCAAGAAGCTCGGCGCCAAGAGCGGCAAGGATCTGAACGGCGCCTCGATCTGCGTCTCGGCTGGCACCACCTCGGAGCTGAACCTCGCCGACTATTTTCGCGCGAACAACCTGAAGTTCACCGCCATCACCGGCTCGACGCGAGAACAGAACCAGCAGAACCTCGAAGTCGGCCGTTGCGATGCCTATTCCAACGAGCGCGGCGGTCTTGCGGCAAGCCGCACCGCCATGAAGAATCCCGACGACTGGGTCATCCTGCCGGATGTCTTCTCGAAGGAGCCCTTGGGGCCGACGGTTCGCCAGGATGATGCGCGTTTCCGCGACATCGTCGCCTGGACCTTGAACATCATCGTGGCGGCGGAAGAGTTCGGCATCACCAAGGCCAACGTTGCCGAGCTCGCGAAGACATCGACGAATCCGGAAGTGCAACGCATGCTCGGCAAGTCCGGGGAGTTCGGGAAGATGCTCGGTCTCGAACAGGATTGGGCGGTCAAAGTGATCGGGATGACGGGCAATTACGGTGAGCTCTATGACCGAAATCTCGGCAACGGCAGCCCGATCAAGCTGGAGCGTGGCCTGAATTCGCTCTGGAGCAATGGTGGGCTTCTTTACAGCCCTCCTTTCCGCTGA
- a CDS encoding HupE/UreJ family protein gives MQRPSSEGRRTLQYAALRLLLPLALALVLVLPGVDAALAHAVAAGDKGYIQEITGVNLLPFTYLGAKHMVTGYDHILFLFGVIFFLYRLKHIGIYVSLFALGHSTTMLLGVYFNVGINSYIIDAIIGLSVVYKALDNMGAFQRWLGVQPNTKLATLIFGLFHGFGLSTKIIEYNISPDGLVPNLLAFNIGVEIGQLVALSIILIAMGFWRRTPSFLRHAYTANTVMMTAGFVLVGYQLTGLIVSPT, from the coding sequence ATGCAACGACCTTCCAGCGAAGGGCGGCGCACGCTGCAATATGCAGCCTTGCGCCTGCTCCTTCCCCTCGCGCTCGCACTCGTCCTGGTCCTGCCAGGCGTCGACGCTGCGCTCGCCCATGCCGTCGCCGCCGGCGACAAGGGTTACATCCAGGAGATCACGGGGGTGAACCTGCTCCCGTTCACCTATCTCGGCGCCAAGCACATGGTGACGGGCTACGATCACATCCTCTTCCTGTTCGGGGTGATCTTCTTCCTGTACCGACTTAAGCATATCGGCATCTATGTCAGCCTGTTCGCGCTCGGCCACTCCACGACCATGCTGCTCGGCGTCTATTTCAACGTCGGGATCAACAGCTACATCATCGACGCGATCATCGGCCTGTCTGTCGTCTACAAGGCGCTCGACAATATGGGCGCCTTCCAGCGCTGGCTCGGCGTCCAGCCGAACACCAAGCTGGCGACGCTGATCTTCGGCCTGTTCCATGGCTTCGGTCTGTCGACCAAGATCATCGAATACAACATCTCACCCGACGGCCTCGTACCGAACCTCCTCGCCTTCAATATCGGCGTCGAGATCGGCCAGCTCGTCGCGCTCTCGATCATCCTGATCGCCATGGGCTTCTGGCGCCGCACGCCCAGCTTCCTGCGCCACGCCTACACCGCCAACACGGTCATGATGACCGCCGGCTTCGTGCTGGTCGGCTACCAGCTGACCGGCCTCATCGTCTCCCCGACCTGA
- a CDS encoding amino acid ABC transporter permease: MSAIASPNPAANRASRYHARSLVTWARANLFARPIDVMLTTGIALAAIVLIWAVLPWAILDATWQGSTRADCRPDAACWAFIINRSGQFIYGFYPAAERWRVDLVFLAFAMALLVLLNRRLPGKQAAAVFLILVFPILSYMLLHGGIGGLARVTTEKWGGLSLTILLGVAGIVVSFPIAIVLALGRQSEMPVLRWASVGYIEICRGLPLIAVLFMARILLPYAFPSGTEFDPLALAVVGIILFESAYLAEVFRGGLQAIPKGQVEAASAIGFGYWRTAIYITLPQMLRMVVPGVVNNAIALLKNTTLVVILGLFEVLNIVAAGAADPDWLGLHAEGYIFVGLVFWSLCFGMSRYSQRLERDMRSAERS, from the coding sequence ATGAGCGCGATCGCGAGTCCGAATCCGGCCGCCAATCGGGCGAGCCGCTATCACGCCCGTTCGCTCGTCACATGGGCGCGCGCCAACCTGTTCGCCCGGCCGATCGACGTCATGCTCACGACCGGAATTGCCCTCGCAGCCATCGTCCTGATCTGGGCCGTCTTGCCCTGGGCGATTCTCGATGCAACCTGGCAAGGATCCACCCGCGCCGATTGCCGGCCGGACGCGGCCTGCTGGGCTTTCATCATCAATCGCTCGGGCCAATTCATATATGGCTTCTACCCGGCGGCCGAGCGCTGGCGCGTCGATCTTGTCTTTCTTGCCTTCGCGATGGCGCTCCTGGTGCTCTTGAACCGGCGGCTACCGGGCAAGCAGGCTGCGGCTGTCTTCCTCATCCTTGTCTTCCCGATCCTGTCCTACATGCTTCTGCATGGCGGCATCGGCGGCCTGGCGCGCGTGACAACGGAGAAATGGGGCGGGCTTTCACTGACCATTCTTCTCGGCGTCGCCGGCATCGTCGTCTCGTTCCCGATCGCCATCGTCCTGGCGCTCGGGCGTCAAAGCGAGATGCCAGTGCTGCGGTGGGCGAGCGTCGGCTATATCGAGATCTGCCGCGGTCTGCCTCTGATCGCCGTGCTGTTCATGGCGCGTATCCTGCTTCCATATGCATTCCCTTCGGGCACGGAGTTCGACCCGCTGGCACTCGCCGTGGTCGGCATCATCCTGTTCGAGAGCGCCTATCTCGCCGAAGTCTTCCGCGGCGGGCTCCAGGCCATCCCGAAAGGCCAGGTCGAAGCCGCTTCGGCCATCGGATTCGGATACTGGCGGACCGCGATCTACATCACGCTCCCTCAGATGCTGCGCATGGTTGTTCCCGGCGTCGTCAACAACGCGATTGCTCTGCTCAAGAACACGACCCTGGTGGTGATCCTGGGCCTTTTCGAAGTTCTGAACATCGTGGCGGCTGGCGCGGCCGACCCGGACTGGCTCGGTCTGCATGCGGAGGGCTATATCTTCGTGGGGCTGGTCTTCTGGTCGCTCTGCTTTGGCATGTCGCGTTACAGCCAGAGGCTCGAACGCGACATGCGATCGGCGGAGCGCTCGTGA
- a CDS encoding methyltransferase, TIGR04325 family, with product MGELRRRHTPLSVARWASRRAIRALSTWPGIRQVHYALHRWEFLAGRNDSGYSGVFSSVEEAARSAPTVVTGYDQAGMADLDVYRHANGEFKPMPPTEYPALFWLRPAIQEGARRLFDLGGYVGHVYYQYCGYLDLPDEFSWTIYDVPHVTEAGERIAQERGAKHLRFTNNVAAIGEADIVFAAGSLQYLEEGFLHQALREANKRPPHLIIHRTALHPTRSFVTLQSINQRSGRIAFCPYTVAHRERFIEGLQALGYEQIDAWTKQRPIEVPLRPECYVDTYSGLYFRLRT from the coding sequence ATGGGGGAGCTTAGGCGCAGGCATACTCCGCTCAGTGTTGCTCGATGGGCGAGCCGCAGGGCTATTCGCGCCCTGAGCACTTGGCCTGGCATCAGGCAGGTTCACTACGCCTTACATCGCTGGGAATTTCTCGCGGGCCGGAATGACAGCGGCTATAGCGGCGTATTTTCAAGCGTCGAAGAGGCCGCGCGCTCAGCACCAACCGTGGTTACGGGCTACGACCAAGCAGGCATGGCCGACTTGGACGTTTACAGGCATGCCAACGGCGAGTTCAAACCCATGCCGCCGACCGAGTATCCGGCATTGTTCTGGCTTCGCCCAGCTATTCAAGAGGGCGCGCGCCGCTTGTTCGATTTGGGCGGATATGTCGGGCATGTCTACTATCAATACTGCGGGTATCTTGATCTTCCCGACGAATTCTCATGGACGATCTATGACGTGCCGCATGTCACAGAGGCGGGAGAAAGGATCGCCCAGGAGAGAGGGGCGAAGCACCTCAGATTTACAAACAATGTTGCCGCGATCGGCGAGGCCGATATCGTCTTTGCCGCTGGTTCTCTCCAATATCTCGAAGAGGGATTTCTGCATCAGGCGCTGCGCGAAGCGAATAAGCGTCCGCCCCATTTGATCATTCACCGGACTGCCCTGCACCCAACCCGCTCATTCGTGACATTACAATCGATCAACCAGAGGTCGGGGCGGATTGCATTCTGTCCTTATACGGTCGCTCATCGTGAGCGCTTCATAGAAGGGTTGCAGGCACTCGGCTACGAGCAGATTGACGCCTGGACCAAACAGCGGCCGATCGAGGTCCCTCTCAGGCCAGAATGTTATGTCGACACCTACTCCGGTCTGTATTTCCGGCTGCGGACTTGA
- a CDS encoding amino acid ABC transporter permease — MLAIGLLLWTAWQNVETNLAVRKLALGFDFLRQEAGFGIPFTIIPYGETDTYLRVFLVGLTNTILASILGIILATILGFVIGIARLSPNWAVAKAALIYVETVRNLPLLLHVLIWYNVAIRSLPPARQALGLFDSIFLSNRGIFVPSLQIGLGWGPLAIVAGVSTLSVVAILRHARRRRDETGQGAAVALPIALTLAATSFVLAAWGGVGISWPALQGFSFSGGMALSPELAALVIALAIYNASFIAELVRGSIEAIGKGQREAAASLGLDRAKILKLVIIPQAMRVLVPPLTNQYLHLVKASSLATVIGYPDLVNVFVGTSLNQTGRAIEIMTMTMLVYLSLSLLITGLSNLYGHRIRIVER, encoded by the coding sequence TTGCTTGCGATCGGGCTGCTGCTCTGGACCGCATGGCAGAATGTCGAAACCAATCTGGCCGTGCGTAAGCTCGCATTGGGGTTTGATTTCCTTAGGCAGGAGGCGGGCTTCGGCATCCCCTTCACCATCATCCCCTATGGCGAGACCGACACCTATCTCAGGGTCTTCCTTGTCGGCCTCACCAACACGATCCTGGCCTCGATCCTCGGCATCATCCTGGCGACGATCCTGGGTTTCGTAATCGGCATCGCGCGCCTTTCGCCCAACTGGGCCGTCGCGAAGGCGGCCTTGATCTATGTTGAGACGGTCAGGAATCTGCCACTCCTGCTGCACGTGTTGATCTGGTACAACGTTGCGATCCGATCCTTGCCGCCGGCCCGGCAGGCGCTCGGCCTTTTCGACAGCATTTTCCTCAGCAATCGCGGGATCTTCGTTCCGTCGCTTCAAATTGGCCTGGGTTGGGGGCCGCTCGCCATCGTCGCGGGCGTCTCGACCCTCTCGGTGGTTGCCATCCTTCGCCATGCGCGTCGCCGTCGCGACGAGACCGGGCAGGGTGCGGCCGTTGCGCTTCCTATCGCCCTGACCCTGGCCGCGACCAGCTTCGTGCTCGCGGCATGGGGTGGCGTCGGGATCAGTTGGCCGGCACTGCAAGGCTTCAGCTTTTCCGGCGGCATGGCACTCTCGCCCGAGCTTGCGGCCCTGGTGATCGCGCTTGCGATTTACAACGCCTCCTTCATCGCCGAGCTCGTGCGCGGGTCGATCGAAGCCATCGGCAAGGGCCAGCGCGAAGCGGCCGCCTCACTCGGGCTCGACCGCGCCAAGATTCTGAAGCTCGTGATTATTCCGCAGGCCATGCGTGTGCTCGTGCCGCCGCTGACGAACCAATACCTCCATCTGGTCAAGGCATCGTCGCTCGCGACCGTCATTGGATACCCCGATCTCGTCAACGTCTTCGTCGGCACGAGCCTCAACCAGACGGGCCGGGCAATCGAGATCATGACCATGACCATGCTGGTCTATCTCAGCCTCAGCCTGCTCATCACCGGCCTTAGCAACCTCTACGGCCATCGCATCAGGATCGTCGAGCGATGA
- a CDS encoding amino acid ABC transporter ATP-binding protein yields MVLAAQRPILEIAGLNKWFGAMHALRDIDLSIAAGEKIVVCGPSGSGKSTMVRCINALERYQTGEVRLQGRLVNADCDSLLSVRREVGMVFQSFNLFPHLSVIDNVALGPRKLLRIGREEAEHRAMDLLARVKLADQARKVPSQLSGGQQQRVAIARALAMNPKLMLFDEPTSALDPEMVKEVLDVMMSLAHEGMTMICVTHEMGFARAVADRIVFMADGAIQETAVPQAFFCGDCGARARQFISHITSDQRLAPQPGEL; encoded by the coding sequence ATGGTGTTGGCAGCGCAACGGCCGATCCTCGAGATCGCGGGCTTGAACAAGTGGTTCGGCGCCATGCATGCGCTACGCGACATCGATCTCAGCATCGCGGCCGGCGAAAAAATCGTCGTTTGCGGCCCGTCGGGATCCGGCAAGTCGACGATGGTTCGATGCATCAATGCGCTGGAGCGCTACCAGACGGGCGAGGTCCGGTTGCAGGGTCGCCTGGTGAATGCCGATTGCGACAGCCTGCTTTCTGTCAGACGCGAGGTCGGGATGGTGTTCCAGTCGTTCAACCTGTTCCCGCATCTGTCCGTCATCGACAATGTGGCGCTTGGTCCGCGCAAGCTTCTCCGAATTGGCCGCGAGGAGGCCGAGCATCGCGCGATGGACCTCTTGGCTCGCGTCAAGCTCGCCGATCAGGCCCGAAAGGTCCCATCACAGCTCTCAGGCGGCCAGCAGCAGCGGGTTGCGATCGCACGCGCCCTGGCGATGAACCCTAAGCTAATGCTCTTCGACGAACCGACCTCGGCCCTCGACCCCGAGATGGTCAAGGAGGTGCTCGACGTGATGATGTCTTTAGCGCACGAGGGCATGACCATGATCTGCGTGACCCATGAGATGGGTTTTGCGCGAGCGGTGGCCGACCGCATTGTGTTCATGGCTGACGGCGCGATCCAGGAAACGGCGGTTCCCCAGGCCTTCTTCTGCGGCGACTGCGGCGCGCGCGCCAGGCAGTTCATTTCGCATATAACGAGCGATCAGCGCCTCGCCCCTCAACCTGGCGAACTCTGA
- a CDS encoding MFS transporter, which yields MLAVLANRTYGRLFLAQIIALLGTGLLTVALGLLAFNLAGDKAGTVLGTALAIKMIAYVTVAPVVGAFAAQLPRKAFLIAMDLVRAAIALLLPFITEIWQIYVLIFLLQSASAAFTPTFQATIPDVLPEENDYTKALSLSRLAYDLESLTSPMLAAALLTLINYHWLFSGTVAGFLASAALVLSVTLPISPATARTGGIYDKTTRGMRIYLATPRLRGLLALNMAAATGGAMVIVNTVVFVKGRLGLGDGQVALALACFGGGSMIAALALPRLLEKLADRRVMFTAAIYLGCVLLIAAAFLFAVDGSAVSTAATVASAGLWPGLLATWLLLGLGYSAVQTPSGRLLRRSAHAPDRPAVFAAQFALSHACWLITYPLAGWLGATLPPSAVFCIFAGLTLVAVALAARVWPSDEAETLSHAHDNLAADHPHLGGESDDCHAHAFVVDDLHPEWPSRVG from the coding sequence ATGCTCGCCGTTCTCGCCAACCGCACCTATGGCCGCCTGTTCCTGGCGCAGATCATCGCGCTGCTCGGCACGGGCCTGCTGACGGTCGCGCTTGGGCTGCTCGCCTTCAACCTCGCCGGCGACAAGGCGGGCACGGTTCTGGGCACCGCCTTGGCGATCAAGATGATCGCCTACGTCACCGTCGCGCCGGTTGTGGGAGCTTTCGCGGCTCAGCTACCGCGCAAGGCCTTCCTGATCGCGATGGACCTGGTCCGAGCGGCCATCGCCCTGCTGCTGCCCTTCATCACCGAGATCTGGCAGATCTACGTCCTGATCTTCCTGCTGCAGTCGGCTTCGGCCGCCTTCACGCCGACCTTCCAGGCGACCATCCCCGACGTGCTGCCGGAGGAGAACGACTACACCAAGGCGCTCTCCCTCTCCCGGCTGGCCTACGATCTGGAGAGCCTGACCAGTCCGATGCTGGCAGCCGCGCTGCTGACGCTGATCAACTATCATTGGCTGTTCTCCGGCACGGTCGCGGGGTTCCTCGCCTCGGCTGCGCTCGTGCTCTCGGTGACGCTGCCGATCTCCCCGGCGACGGCACGGACGGGCGGCATCTACGACAAGACCACGCGGGGCATGCGGATCTATCTGGCCACGCCGCGCCTGCGTGGCCTGCTCGCGCTCAACATGGCGGCGGCCACCGGCGGCGCGATGGTGATCGTCAACACGGTCGTGTTCGTGAAGGGCCGCCTCGGGCTCGGCGACGGCCAGGTCGCGCTCGCGCTGGCCTGCTTCGGCGGCGGTTCGATGATCGCCGCGCTGGCCCTGCCACGCCTGCTGGAGAAGCTTGCCGATCGACGGGTCATGTTCACGGCCGCGATCTATCTCGGCTGCGTGCTGCTGATCGCGGCCGCATTCCTGTTCGCGGTCGACGGCAGCGCTGTCTCTACCGCGGCGACAGTTGCGAGCGCCGGCCTCTGGCCGGGGCTGTTGGCGACATGGTTGCTGCTCGGCCTGGGCTATTCGGCCGTCCAGACGCCATCGGGCAGGCTGCTGCGTCGCTCCGCCCATGCTCCAGATCGCCCGGCGGTATTCGCAGCTCAGTTCGCGCTCTCTCACGCCTGCTGGTTGATCACTTACCCGCTGGCTGGCTGGCTCGGAGCAACGCTGCCGCCATCGGCAGTCTTCTGCATCTTCGCCGGGCTGACGCTGGTTGCGGTCGCGTTGGCCGCGCGCGTTTGGCCCTCGGACGAGGCCGAGACACTCTCTCATGCGCACGACAACTTGGCTGCGGACCACCCTCATCTCGGAGGTGAGAGCGACGATTGCCATGCCCATGCCTTCGTGGTCGACGATCTTCATCCCGAATGGCCCAGCCGGGTGGGCTGA
- a CDS encoding transmembrane anchor protein codes for MYNTDIPTRAELPTSAQLLRSTAIAIVAAAGILVTIVLPAEYAIDPTGIGRALKLTSMGEIKTQLANEAERDRLKDQQTPPSSAPATPAPDQRSSLFGSVLAGLFVSHAQAGERIVIAQAPASRTDETIITLKPTEGVEYKLMMKQGAKVDFTWAAKGGAVNYDMHGTPAGGGKEKSYKNGRGSAGEQGVLTAESDGAHGWFWRNRGSTDVTITLKTTGAYVEIKRII; via the coding sequence ATGTACAACACCGACATCCCGACCCGCGCCGAACTGCCGACCTCGGCCCAGCTTCTGCGCTCGACCGCCATCGCCATCGTCGCGGCGGCGGGCATCCTCGTGACGATCGTGCTTCCCGCCGAATACGCCATCGACCCGACCGGCATCGGCCGGGCGCTCAAGCTGACATCTATGGGCGAGATCAAGACCCAGCTCGCCAACGAGGCCGAGCGCGATCGCCTCAAGGATCAGCAGACCCCGCCCTCGTCGGCGCCTGCCACGCCAGCGCCCGACCAGCGTTCCAGCCTGTTCGGCTCGGTGCTGGCCGGCCTGTTCGTCTCGCATGCCCAAGCGGGCGAGCGGATCGTCATCGCCCAGGCGCCAGCCTCACGTACGGACGAGACGATCATCACCCTCAAGCCAACCGAAGGCGTCGAGTACAAGCTCATGATGAAGCAGGGCGCGAAGGTCGATTTCACCTGGGCCGCCAAAGGCGGCGCCGTGAATTACGACATGCACGGCACCCCGGCCGGAGGCGGCAAGGAGAAAAGCTACAAGAACGGCCGCGGCTCGGCTGGTGAACAGGGCGTGCTCACGGCCGAAAGCGATGGCGCCCATGGCTGGTTCTGGCGCAATCGTGGTTCGACGGACGTGACGATAACGCTCAAGACCACAGGCGCCTACGTCGAGATCAAGCGGATTATCTAA